Proteins co-encoded in one Hemibagrus wyckioides isolate EC202008001 linkage group LG26, SWU_Hwy_1.0, whole genome shotgun sequence genomic window:
- the psmb8a gene encoding proteasome subunit beta type-8, producing MALLEVSGSSSHLGLGSLIASKRAQFVDRPNHYSFGTKSQEFAVPVGVDPSAFLKSCSCDDGISVDMNHGTTTLAFKFHHSVIVAVDSRASAGHYIASLEANKVIEINPYLLGTMSGSAADCQYWERLLAKECRLYQLRNKQRISVSAASKLLSNMMLGYRGMGLSMGSMICGWDKKGPGLYYVDNNGTRLSGNMFSTGCGNSYAYGVIDSGYHEDMTVEEAYELGRRGIAHATHRDAYSGGVVNLYHMREDGWIKVCKEDVSDLIHKYRKGMF from the exons ATGGCACTTTTGGAAGTGAGTGGATCCTCGTCCCATCTCGGGCTCGGCTCACTGATCGCCTCAAAGCGGGCGCAGTTTGTTGATCGACCGAATCATTACAGCTTTGGAACAAAATCTCAAGAATTTGCTGTACCAGTTGGGGTTGAT CCATCAGCCTTCCTGAAATCATGCAGTTGTGATGATGGGATATCAGTAGACATGAACCACGGCACCACGACTCTGGCTTTTAAGTTCCACCACAGTGTCATTGTAGCCGTCGACTCCAGGGCCTCGGCTGGACACTATATTG CTTCACTGGAGGCGAATAAGGTGATCGAGATCAACCCTTACCTGCTGGGCACCATGTCTGGTAGTGCAGCAGACTGTCAGTACTGGGAGAGACTTCTGGCTAAGGAGTGCAG GCTTTACCAGCTCCGTAACAAGCAGAGGATCTCAGTGTCTGCAGCTTCCAAGTTGCTCTCCAACATGATGCTTGGCTATAGAGGCATGGGCCTGTCCATGGGTAGCATGATCTGTGGCTGGGACAAGAAG GGTCCTGGTCTGTATTATGTAGATAACAATGGAACACGTCTCTCAGGGAATATGTTTTCCACGGGCTGTGGGAACAGCTATGCGTACGGAGTGATAGACAGTGGCTACCATGAGGATATGACAGTGGAAGAGGCTTACGAGCTCGGCCGCCGTGGCATTGCTCACGCCACTCACAGAGATGCCTACTCTGGTGGAGTCGTGAACC TCTATCACATGAGGGAGGACGGCTGGATTAAGGTGTGCAAGGAGGATGTATCCGATCTAATCCATAAGTACAGGAAAGGAATGTTCTGA
- the psmb9a gene encoding proteasome subunit beta type-9 — MLEECTSQPGWPSEEVKTGTTIIAIAFAGGVVLGSDSRVSAGQTVVNRVMNKLSKLHDKIYCALSGSAADAQTIAEIVNYQLDVHSIEIEHDPLVRSAATLVKNISYKYKEDLSAHLIVAGWDRRGGGQVYVTLDGLLSQQPFAIGGSGSSYIYGFVDAEYRKGMTRQECQKFVVNALTLAMGRDGSSGGVAYLVTIDEKGTEEKCILGNELPKFFDE, encoded by the exons ATGTTGGAGGAATGTACATCGCAGCCAGGCTGGCCGAGTGAAGAAGTGAAAACCGGG ACTACAATCATAGCGATTGCGTTTGCAGGCGGAGTTGTGCTGGGCTCCGACTCACGCGTGTCTGCTGG gcAAACAGTGGTGAATCGAGTCATGAACAAACTCTCTAAACTACATGACAAGATCTACTGTGCTCTGTCCGGGTCAGCTGCCGATGCTCAGACCATCGCTGAAATAGTCAACTACCAACTGGATGTGCACAG TATTGAGATTGAACACGACCCCCTGGTCCGGTCAGCTGCAACGTTAGTGAAGAACATTTCCTACAAGTATAAAGAGGATCTATCTGCACATCTGATTGTAGCAGGTTGGGACAGGAGAGGTGGGGGTCAG GTGTATGTAACGTTGGATGGTCTGCTGTCTCAGCAGCCGTTCGCTATTGGCGGCTCTGGTAGTTCATACATCTATGGGTTTGTTGATGCAGAATACCGAAAAGGCATGACACGACAAGAATGCCAGAAGTTTGTTGTAAATG CACTGACACTTGCTATGGGCAGAGATGGTTCTAGTGGAGGCGTGGCTTACCTTGTTACCATTGATGAAAAGGGGACAGAGGAgaagtgcattctgggaaatgaACTACCTAAATTTTTTGATGAATGA
- the psmb12 gene encoding proteasome 20S subunit beta 12, producing the protein MEPPKSLSKGVSTGTTIVAVKYNGGVIIGSDSRASMGGTYVSSKVINKLIQVHDRIYCCIAGSLADAQHVTRVAKFHLSFHSIQMGSPPLVKAAATVLKDLCYSNREDLSAGFITAGWDKKKGPQVYTVSMGGMLISQPFTIGGSGSTYIYGYMDAKYKPDMSREECVQFITNALALAIGRDNVSGGIAHLVVITEGGVEHVVVPGDKLPKFSDE; encoded by the exons ATGGAGCCACCAAAATCCTTGAGTAAAGGTGTCAGTACAGGA ACTACCATAGTTGCGGTAAAGTACAATGGAGGTGTTATCATTGGTTCAGACTCCAGGGCCTCAATGGGTGG GACATATGTGTCATCGAAAGTCATTAACAAGCTGATCCAGGTTCATGATCGGATATATTGCTGCATTGCTGGTTCATTGGCAGATGCACAGCATGTCACAAGAGTGGCCAAGTTTCATCTGTCTTTCCACAG TATACAGATGGGGTCTCCTCCTTTGGTGAAAGCTGCAGCCACTGTGTTAAAGGACTTGTGCTACAGCAATAGGGAAGATCTGTCAGCTGGTTTCATCACAGCAGGCTGGGACAAGAAGAAAGGGCCACAG gtgtaCACAGTATCTATGGGAGGCATGCTGATTAGTCAACCCTTTACCATCGGTGGATCTGGTAGCACGTATATCTACGGCTACATGGACGCCAAGTACAAACCAGATATGAGCCGAGAGGAGTGCGTTCAGTTTATAACAAATG CTTTGGCATTGGCTATTGGCAGAGATAACGTGAGTGGTGGCATTGCTCATTTGGTGGTGATTACCGAAGGTGGAGTTGAACATGTGGTTGTTCCTGGTGATAAATTACCGAAGTTCagtgatgaataa